In the genome of Paenibacillus pabuli, one region contains:
- a CDS encoding cache domain-containing sensor histidine kinase, translating into MRGKMGRLNSLRNQIFVGFVLVMLMVLFIAGIVAYDRVSGLLKTNAEKHIHQTAVQANGRLDALISQVNSLTAQVADDPYVQRLLSNEKSGELATFNQRQALLQIVDSYQSFMNGVQSMEIYTTNYSRIFPMDDRSLDGRLERNWITEADKEKGRLIWTGPDPEDPSVIMAIRRVSLMDRAFEHGGYVVVRMHRSFFQLNDLDDADDMLDSILLVDANGSVVTSNLEADLNVEALLSSDRSIVQTRDEPYIVVRQHSEITGWTLAVLTPVSETTEGVSILRTALLISGLFGVVLFLIMSFLLSTMITRPIRRLMRAMRSARPGAMEPNIMVSSTMEIHKLNEVYNQMVYRLNELTQEVYEREIMQSRTELKALQSQINPHFLFNTLEAFYWSLEDKGDEEMARMVVAMSRLFRYIISSPNQNEWVTLADELEHAERYLRIMEMRLGERLGWEIQLSDNMRTAKIPKLLIQPLVENAILHGVESRIGPGKVSVRVYASTQEGLVHIEVRDDGPGMDDSKLQSVVHALNGGPAVSDKGTGVGLINVDRRLKLYFGDQLGKACGLSVKSGPGEGTIISFDIPKDTEGAYDSWQNDSNRG; encoded by the coding sequence TTGCGGGGGAAAATGGGGAGATTGAATTCATTACGCAATCAGATCTTTGTTGGTTTTGTACTGGTGATGCTGATGGTCTTGTTCATTGCAGGCATTGTTGCCTATGATCGGGTATCCGGTCTCCTGAAGACCAATGCGGAGAAGCATATTCATCAGACGGCTGTTCAGGCCAATGGCAGATTGGATGCCCTCATTTCACAGGTGAACTCCCTGACAGCCCAAGTGGCAGATGACCCCTACGTTCAGCGTTTGCTGAGTAATGAAAAAAGCGGAGAATTGGCTACATTCAATCAGCGTCAGGCCCTCCTGCAGATTGTGGACAGCTATCAATCCTTTATGAATGGTGTGCAGAGTATGGAAATCTACACCACCAATTACAGCCGGATTTTTCCCATGGATGACCGTTCCCTGGATGGGCGGCTTGAGCGAAACTGGATTACGGAAGCGGACAAGGAAAAAGGAAGGCTGATCTGGACTGGCCCCGATCCGGAAGATCCCAGCGTGATTATGGCTATTCGGCGAGTCAGCTTGATGGACCGGGCCTTTGAACATGGAGGCTACGTCGTAGTGCGAATGCATCGCAGTTTTTTTCAGTTAAATGATCTGGATGATGCGGACGATATGCTAGATTCGATTTTGTTAGTGGATGCCAACGGGAGTGTTGTGACTTCCAATCTGGAAGCGGACCTGAATGTGGAGGCATTGCTGAGCAGTGATCGCTCCATCGTTCAGACCCGGGATGAGCCATATATCGTGGTCAGACAGCATTCCGAAATTACGGGGTGGACCCTGGCTGTCCTTACTCCTGTGAGTGAGACTACGGAGGGAGTATCCATCCTTCGAACGGCGCTGCTCATTTCCGGATTGTTTGGGGTCGTTTTGTTTCTAATCATGTCCTTCCTCTTGTCGACCATGATTACACGTCCAATCAGGCGACTGATGAGGGCGATGCGCAGTGCACGTCCGGGAGCAATGGAGCCCAATATTATGGTGAGTTCAACAATGGAGATACATAAGCTCAATGAAGTATACAATCAGATGGTATACAGGCTGAACGAGTTGACGCAGGAGGTATATGAGAGGGAAATTATGCAATCCCGAACGGAACTAAAGGCGCTTCAATCGCAGATCAATCCCCATTTTCTGTTCAACACGCTGGAGGCGTTCTATTGGTCACTTGAGGACAAAGGAGATGAGGAGATGGCACGTATGGTTGTCGCGATGTCCCGATTATTTCGCTATATCATCTCCAGTCCGAACCAGAACGAATGGGTTACGCTTGCCGATGAATTGGAACACGCCGAACGTTATCTTCGAATCATGGAGATGAGACTTGGGGAGAGACTGGGATGGGAGATTCAACTAAGTGATAACATGCGGACAGCGAAAATCCCCAAACTGCTCATCCAGCCGTTGGTGGAAAACGCCATTCTTCACGGAGTAGAGAGCAGAATCGGACCAGGAAAGGTAAGCGTTCGTGTCTATGCTTCGACACAGGAGGGACTTGTTCACATTGAAGTTCGGGATGACGGACCCGGAATGGATGATTCAAAGCTTCAATCTGTCGTTCACGCATTGAATGGGGGCCCTGCTGTTTCCGACAAGGGAACAGGCGTGGGTCTGATTAACGTCGATCGTCGGCTGAAGCTCTATTTTGGCGATCAACTCGGTAAAGCTTGCGGGTTGTCCGTGAAAAGTGGACCTGGTGAAGGAACCATTATTAGCTTTGATATTCCGAAGGATACGGAGGGCGCATATGATTCATGGCAAAACGATTCTAATCGTGGATGA
- a CDS encoding carbohydrate ABC transporter permease gives MRSRLRTNWPVMLLIVLGTLFILFPLYMTVTIALKNPEQMAQSVFAIPTTLHWENFASAIDMTNFFQSFRNSAIVTASTVILTLLSNSMVAYAIARNMEKRKFFKGLYYYFVSAMFIPFPIIMLPIVKLTASLEMTNLLGLILLHTVYGLAFNVFVYVGYIRSIPVALEEAAFVDGATTWGTFWKIIFPLMAPISATVGILTCLSTYNDFLLPLIIISDPAQYTLPLVQYVFQGQFNTDFNLAFASYLLALLPMIIIYLFAQKWIINGVTQGSVK, from the coding sequence ATGAGAAGCCGTTTACGTACCAACTGGCCTGTAATGCTGTTGATTGTTCTGGGTACCTTGTTCATTCTGTTCCCTTTATATATGACGGTTACGATTGCATTGAAAAATCCGGAGCAAATGGCCCAATCCGTATTTGCCATTCCGACCACGCTCCACTGGGAGAACTTTGCAAGTGCAATTGACATGACAAACTTCTTCCAATCGTTCCGTAACAGTGCCATTGTGACTGCATCGACAGTCATTCTGACCTTGCTCAGTAACTCCATGGTTGCTTACGCGATTGCACGAAATATGGAAAAACGGAAGTTTTTCAAAGGGCTGTACTATTACTTCGTCAGCGCGATGTTCATTCCGTTTCCAATCATCATGCTGCCGATTGTTAAGCTGACTGCATCACTGGAGATGACCAATCTGCTAGGTCTGATCCTGCTGCATACAGTGTACGGTCTTGCTTTTAACGTATTTGTGTACGTAGGTTACATTCGGTCCATTCCGGTAGCACTGGAGGAGGCAGCCTTCGTCGATGGAGCGACAACCTGGGGCACGTTCTGGAAAATCATTTTCCCATTGATGGCCCCGATCAGTGCCACGGTGGGTATCCTGACCTGCCTGTCCACTTACAATGACTTCCTGCTGCCACTCATTATCATTAGTGATCCGGCACAATACACGCTGCCGCTGGTACAGTATGTGTTCCAGGGTCAGTTCAATACCGACTTCAACCTGGCGTTTGCGTCGTATCTGTTGGCTTTGCTGCCAATGATTATCATTTATCTGTTTGCGCAGAAGTGGATCATCAACGGGGTGACACAAGGCTCGGTAAAATAA
- a CDS encoding carbohydrate ABC transporter permease has translation MNKRIAPYYWMTVPAVVLFFVFMTLPALQGIYYSFTNYNGFGKGYDFVGFKNYFNLFQDDNVGNAYWFTFKFAIVVTILTNILSLLIALGLNAKIKFRNFFRGIYFLPNILSVLIVGYIFNYLFSNVFPIWGQNLGINALSTNILGSESLAWIGIVIVAVWQSVALNTILYLAGLQTIPTTLYEASNLDGAGKWREFWSITFPLIAPFFTINMVLAMKNSLMVFDQIVALTNGGPGRATQSISHLIYTGGFEGGEYAYQSANSVIYFIVIAVISILQIRFLQRREMDL, from the coding sequence ATGAACAAGCGTATCGCACCCTATTACTGGATGACGGTTCCGGCGGTAGTATTGTTCTTCGTATTTATGACGCTGCCGGCCCTCCAGGGGATTTATTATTCATTTACAAACTACAACGGATTCGGTAAAGGCTATGACTTTGTCGGATTCAAAAACTATTTCAATCTGTTTCAGGATGACAACGTAGGCAACGCCTACTGGTTCACTTTCAAATTTGCGATTGTTGTAACGATCCTGACGAATATTCTAAGCCTGCTCATTGCACTCGGGCTGAATGCCAAAATCAAATTCCGCAACTTTTTCCGGGGCATCTACTTCTTGCCGAATATCCTGAGTGTATTGATTGTAGGTTACATATTTAACTACCTGTTCTCCAACGTCTTCCCGATCTGGGGACAAAATCTGGGGATCAACGCCCTATCCACGAACATTCTGGGCAGCGAAAGCCTGGCTTGGATCGGGATCGTAATTGTAGCGGTATGGCAATCAGTCGCGTTGAATACGATTCTGTATTTGGCGGGGTTGCAAACGATCCCTACGACATTGTATGAAGCATCAAATCTGGATGGCGCCGGCAAATGGCGTGAATTCTGGAGCATTACGTTTCCACTTATTGCCCCGTTCTTCACAATTAACATGGTGCTGGCGATGAAAAACTCACTGATGGTCTTCGACCAGATCGTGGCCTTGACCAATGGTGGACCGGGACGGGCAACACAGTCCATTTCTCACCTGATCTATACGGGTGGGTTTGAAGGCGGCGAATATGCATATCAATCTGCGAACTCGGTTATTTACTTCATCGTTATCGCGGTAATTTCTATTCTGCAAATCCGGTTCCTGCAAAGAAGGGAGATGGATCTGTAA
- a CDS encoding ABC transporter substrate-binding protein: MLLCGITAVLLSSCTSGNNANGKVQIEFFQNKPEAKGTFDELIKTFNAEHSDIQVTQVNPPDAETVLKTRVVKNDVPDIMAMGATDTYSILAQSDIFADLTDSPLLKTIDPNYIQMLKDVTGMDEVTGIPYATNANGIMYNKTLFKEMGLDVPKTWDELIATAKKIKAAGKIPFYFTYKDDWQTNLPFNALGPNLVGIDFYLERREDKVTFKEKYREVAEKQLELMNYGHGDNFGKAYSDGNRAFANGEAYMYIQGTWAISEIRKANPNVDIGFFPFPTGNDPSQIKLVNGIDSLFTISANTPHKEQAEQFLAFLVEPKNIGKYIEEQTLFSAVEGVKQDDPAVQELTSYIEQGKVIDFADHYIPAAVQLNSIVQSFLQNKNIDNYLDTLDKEWDKVANRR, encoded by the coding sequence ATGCTGCTGTGTGGAATAACGGCTGTACTTCTGTCTTCCTGCACCAGTGGGAATAATGCTAATGGCAAAGTACAGATTGAATTTTTTCAGAACAAACCCGAAGCCAAAGGAACCTTTGACGAGTTAATCAAAACATTTAACGCCGAACACTCCGATATCCAGGTCACTCAGGTGAATCCACCCGATGCGGAAACGGTGCTAAAGACACGTGTGGTGAAGAACGATGTGCCAGACATTATGGCCATGGGGGCGACCGATACCTATTCGATTCTTGCACAGAGTGATATTTTCGCGGATCTGACAGACAGTCCATTGTTGAAAACGATCGATCCCAACTACATACAGATGCTGAAAGATGTTACGGGTATGGATGAAGTGACAGGTATTCCTTACGCAACAAATGCAAACGGCATCATGTACAACAAAACGTTGTTTAAGGAAATGGGTCTGGATGTACCCAAGACCTGGGACGAGCTGATTGCTACAGCCAAAAAAATTAAGGCTGCGGGTAAAATTCCATTTTATTTCACATACAAGGATGACTGGCAGACGAATCTGCCGTTCAATGCACTCGGACCTAACTTGGTTGGTATTGATTTCTACCTGGAGCGTCGTGAGGACAAAGTGACCTTCAAGGAGAAATACCGCGAGGTCGCGGAGAAGCAGTTGGAACTGATGAATTACGGTCATGGCGACAACTTTGGTAAAGCGTATTCGGATGGTAACCGGGCCTTTGCCAATGGTGAGGCGTATATGTACATCCAGGGTACTTGGGCGATCTCCGAAATTCGCAAAGCGAACCCGAATGTGGACATCGGTTTCTTCCCGTTCCCGACAGGTAATGATCCGAGCCAGATCAAGCTGGTGAATGGTATCGACTCCCTGTTTACCATTTCTGCCAATACGCCGCATAAAGAGCAGGCTGAGCAATTCCTTGCATTTCTGGTGGAGCCTAAAAATATTGGCAAGTACATTGAGGAACAGACATTGTTCTCTGCGGTGGAAGGTGTAAAACAAGATGATCCTGCGGTACAGGAGCTGACATCTTACATTGAACAGGGCAAGGTTATCGATTTCGCCGATCACTACATTCCGGCTGCGGTGCAGCTGAATTCCATCGTACAGTCCTTTTTGCAGAACAAGAACATCGACAACTATCTGGATACACTCGACAAAGAATGGGACAAGGTAGCGAATCGGCGATAA
- the lspA gene encoding signal peptidase II: MLFYFIALLVTLVDQGTKIAVRMYMEVGDMMRLGDSGMQLQHYENSGMAGSLFQGNARLFGVVAILFVAGMMYYRRKGEIRGFWMQAGAGFMVGGALGNAIDRFVYARVTDFLVFPSGRGILNLADVAINVGVVLLVIGMLIRAYQSYRAKRSRNALPKIGRPS, encoded by the coding sequence ATGTTATTTTATTTTATTGCACTGCTGGTTACCTTGGTGGATCAGGGAACCAAAATAGCAGTGAGGATGTATATGGAAGTTGGCGACATGATGAGACTCGGCGATTCTGGAATGCAACTTCAGCATTATGAGAACAGCGGAATGGCTGGCAGCCTGTTTCAGGGGAATGCCCGTTTGTTCGGAGTAGTTGCGATTCTATTTGTAGCGGGTATGATGTATTATCGGAGAAAAGGTGAAATTCGCGGATTCTGGATGCAGGCAGGTGCCGGCTTCATGGTTGGAGGTGCCTTGGGTAATGCCATCGACCGTTTTGTGTATGCACGCGTAACCGATTTTCTCGTATTTCCGTCGGGACGCGGTATTCTCAATTTGGCGGATGTTGCGATAAATGTGGGTGTGGTATTGTTGGTAATCGGCATGCTGATTCGGGCCTATCAGAGTTATCGGGCCAAGCGTTCACGCAATGCTTTGCCGAAAATCGGGCGTCCATCCTGA
- a CDS encoding heme-degrading domain-containing protein: MNQTRKGAAYNLNPTMKETLSKMQQEEKDLIFQEFDAESALKLGLHLVEEAKLRSKAVTIDITVKGHRLFLHAMEGTHPDNEDWIRRKNNVVNHFSSSSWHTALRLRSEGKTLEHDFDLPPTDYVLAGGAFPLIVEDKGQIGTITVSGLPDEEDHELVTSGIRSFLLHQG, translated from the coding sequence ATGAACCAAACACGCAAAGGAGCTGCATATAATTTGAACCCAACGATGAAAGAAACATTAAGCAAAATGCAGCAGGAAGAGAAGGACCTGATATTTCAGGAATTTGATGCTGAATCGGCGCTCAAGCTCGGACTGCATTTGGTGGAGGAGGCGAAACTTCGTTCCAAGGCGGTCACAATCGATATCACAGTCAAGGGACATCGTCTTTTTTTGCATGCCATGGAAGGAACTCACCCTGACAATGAAGACTGGATTCGACGCAAGAACAACGTCGTGAATCACTTTTCCTCCAGCTCCTGGCACACAGCGCTGAGACTGAGAAGCGAGGGTAAGACGCTTGAACATGATTTTGATTTGCCTCCCACTGACTATGTTCTGGCTGGAGGTGCTTTTCCACTGATTGTGGAGGACAAGGGACAGATCGGCACCATTACGGTATCCGGGTTGCCAGATGAGGAAGACCACGAACTGGTCACCTCCGGGATTCGTTCTTTTTTGTTGCACCAAGGCTAG
- a CDS encoding nucleoside hydrolase, giving the protein MRKVIIDTDTAGDDTIAILTALHHFQVEGITITGGNVQFDQEVENALYTVQVAGHGGKVPVYKGCERPLMAYGKAQHRTVEDVHGDDGMGGAHFPKADQRPEAGHAVDFIIEKVHAQPGEISLLAIAPLTNIAMAIQKDPTIIPEIAHLYIMGGTNNALGNITPAAEYNFYVDPEAAKIVLHAGIPITMVGWEMCTQYSVMDDDDHAEIAALGTSGANFFTAINKVVMQFNKSVHKLNGTTHPDTLLMAVAADESLMTKSGQYYVDVEAAGELTRGYSVVDINGRFGKEPNVRVCEAVDRPKFKSMLLDVLSAIH; this is encoded by the coding sequence ATGAGAAAAGTCATCATCGATACAGATACAGCAGGAGACGATACGATTGCGATTCTGACAGCACTGCACCATTTCCAGGTGGAGGGCATTACAATTACAGGCGGAAACGTACAGTTTGACCAAGAGGTTGAAAATGCCCTGTACACGGTACAGGTTGCAGGACATGGCGGCAAGGTGCCTGTGTACAAAGGGTGCGAACGTCCGTTAATGGCCTACGGAAAGGCCCAACACCGCACGGTGGAAGACGTACATGGCGATGACGGCATGGGCGGCGCCCATTTCCCGAAGGCGGACCAGCGTCCAGAGGCAGGGCATGCGGTTGATTTTATCATTGAAAAGGTCCACGCACAGCCTGGCGAGATCTCGCTTTTGGCGATTGCACCCCTGACCAACATTGCGATGGCCATTCAGAAGGACCCAACGATTATCCCGGAAATTGCTCACCTCTATATCATGGGCGGAACGAATAATGCACTGGGCAATATCACACCAGCTGCGGAGTATAACTTCTATGTGGACCCGGAAGCAGCCAAAATTGTACTGCACGCGGGCATTCCGATTACCATGGTTGGTTGGGAGATGTGTACCCAATATTCCGTTATGGATGATGACGATCATGCGGAGATTGCAGCACTGGGTACATCCGGTGCAAATTTCTTCACCGCCATCAACAAAGTGGTCATGCAGTTCAACAAATCGGTACATAAACTGAATGGCACCACTCACCCGGATACCTTGCTGATGGCTGTTGCCGCAGATGAGTCACTGATGACCAAATCCGGTCAGTATTACGTGGATGTGGAAGCAGCAGGAGAATTAACGCGAGGATATAGCGTTGTGGATATTAACGGACGTTTCGGCAAAGAGCCGAACGTACGCGTCTGCGAGGCCGTTGACCGTCCAAAATTCAAATCGATGCTGCTGGATGTGCTCTCCGCTATTCATTAA
- a CDS encoding DUF350 domain-containing protein, producing the protein MDNLGLNLLNVAIGIGILLVVLVCGYFAFSRLTRYNDSEEIAKGNEAAGMYMGSKLLGLCIIVGMVSFSTHSWLDMLLWSALGIIILCLVYIIFDFLTPKMRVCDEIARGNMAVAQLLRSIIIGVSIVIGTFLM; encoded by the coding sequence ATGGACAATTTGGGATTGAATCTGCTGAATGTAGCGATAGGTATTGGCATTCTGCTGGTTGTATTGGTGTGTGGGTATTTTGCCTTTAGCCGGTTGACCCGGTATAACGATAGTGAGGAAATTGCGAAAGGCAACGAGGCAGCGGGCATGTATATGGGCAGTAAATTGCTGGGCCTGTGTATCATTGTGGGCATGGTGTCCTTCTCCACACATTCGTGGCTGGATATGCTGCTGTGGTCAGCGCTGGGGATCATTATTCTGTGTCTGGTCTATATTATATTTGACTTCCTGACGCCAAAAATGCGGGTATGTGACGAAATCGCACGAGGCAATATGGCGGTGGCACAGCTGCTGCGTTCCATTATCATCGGTGTTTCCATCGTCATTGGTACGTTTTTGATGTAA